The following coding sequences lie in one Anguilla rostrata isolate EN2019 chromosome 8, ASM1855537v3, whole genome shotgun sequence genomic window:
- the ttc19 gene encoding tetratricopeptide repeat protein 19, mitochondrial produces MAFRSVIRLLPARRARFHPVVVDWTRAQCLCSLADVQVRANNRENVVTSWPVEDERGRRRRSCKVRNAACSDDGSGDRGTDRVNKHFLLYSFLAFSFFGKSDEEDEAKKTEDEIIILLKRAKLSIMQDELQAASGYLHQAIRLAHLSHNNQAIIYTYSLMANLAFVQGQLTNAEKLFKAAMSFLLSGGTPQDDNAVIEMSLKLATIYATQKKHELADHGFRFCIESLEAKIEKQKELPEDALPDEERKDTKLLLGLTLDSRARYRTAMHRLEQAQGDYQRALQICRDEQGESHPQTLVLMNDLATVLDLQGHHQEALGQVKRAVELGKEAGHPDQHVLLGNMAGILLHQGQLEESARLYQEALAMAQANGDSEAVEQIQEGLKELDKKKNDPEDTA; encoded by the exons ATGGCGTTCCGTAGTGTCATCCGTCTTCTTCCAGCGCGCAGGGCTCGGTTTCATCCCGTGGTTGTGGACTGGACCCGAGCACAATGCCTCTGCAGCCTGGCTGACGTACAGGTGCGAGCAAATAACAGGGAGAACGTTGTGACCTCCTGGCCCGTGGAGGACGAGCGTGGTCGGCGCAGAAGGTCATGTAAAGTCCGTAATGCTGCGTGCTCCGACGATGGAAGCGGTGACCGCGGTACTGACAGAGTCAACAAGCATTTCTTACTGTATAGTTTTTTGG CATTTTCATTCTTCGGAAAATCTGACGAAGAGGATGAAGCCAAGAAGACAGAAGATGAGATTATTATACTTCTTAAGAGAGCCAAG CTCAGCATAATGCAGGACGAGCTGCAGGCTGCCAGTGGATACCTGCACCAGGCCATCCGGCTAGCCCACCTGAGCCACAACAACCAGGCCATCATCTACACATACAGCCTG ATGGCCAACCTCGCCTTTGTCCAGGGCCAGCTGACCAAT GCCGAGAAGCTGTTCAAGGCTGCCATGAGCTTCCTGCTGTCCGGAGGGACTCCCCAG GATGACAACGCTGTGATCGAGATGTCCCTGAAGCTGGCCACCATATACGCCACCCAGAAAAA GCATGAGCTAGCCGATCACGGGTTCCGGTTTTGCATAGAGTCCCTGGAGGCCAAGATTGAGAAACAGAAGGAGCTCCCAGAAGATGCTCTGCCTG aTGAGGAGCGGAAGGACACCAAGCTGCTGCTGGGGCTGACCCTGGACTCTCGAGCACGTTACCGGACCGCAATGCACCGCCTGGAGCAGGCCCAGGGGGATTACCAGCGCGCCCTGCAGATATGCCGGGACGAGCAGGGGGAGTCGCACCCACAG ACGTTGGTGCTGATGAATGACCTGGCCACGGTGCTGGACCTGCAGGGGCATCACCAGGAGGCCCTGGGGCAGGTGAAGAGGGCCGTGGAGCTGGGCAAGGAGGCGGGGCATCCCGACCAGCACGTGCTGCTGGGAAACATGGCGGGCATCCTGCTGCACCAGG GTCAGCTGGAGGAGTCCGCCCGGCTGTACCAGGAGGCCCTGGCCATGGCTCAGGCTAACGGGGACAGCGAGGCGGTGGAGCAGATCCAGGAGGGCCTGAAGGAGCTGGACAAGAAGAAGAACGACCCGGAGGACACGGCCTGA
- the abcf2a gene encoding ATP-binding cassette sub-family F member 2a has translation MPSDLAKKKAAKKKEAAKARQRTKKTDELNGETETETEIERAEGQENGDENGVDSLTQELDEFELKKTEARAVTGVLASHPNSTDVHISSLSLTFHGQELLSDTSLELNSGRRYGLIGLNGTGKSMLLSAIGYREIPVPEHIDIYHLTREMAPSDKTALQCVMEVDEERIKLEKEAERLAHEDSECEKLMELYERLEELDADKAEVRASRILHGLGFTAAMQRKKLKDFSGGWRMRVALARALFIKPFMLLLDEPTNHLDLDACVWLEEELKQFRRILVLISHSQDFLNGVCTNIIHLHQRKLKYYTGNYDQYVKTREELEENQMKRYNWEQDQIAHMKNYIARFGHGSAKLARQAQSKEKTLQKMVASGLTERVVNDKTLSFVFPPCGKIPPPVIMVQNVSFKYTDDAPHIYNNLEFGIDLDTRVALVGPNGAGKSTLLKLLTGELLPTDGMIRKHSHVKIGRYHQHLTEQLELDLSPLEYMMKCYPEIKEKEEMRKIIGRYGLTGKQQVSPIRNLSDGQKCRVCFAWLAWQNAHMLFLDEPTNHLDIETIDALADAINDYEGGMILVSHDFRLIQQVAKEIWVCEKQTITKWNRDILAYKEHLKCKIDKQTHDI, from the exons ATGCCGTCCGATCTGGCCAAGAAGAAGGCGGCGAAGAAGAAGGAGGCCGCCAAAGCTCGCCAACGCACCAAGAAGACCGACGAGCTGAAcggagagactgagactgagactgagattGAGAGGGCAGAGGGCCAGGAGAACGGAGATGAGAATG GGGTGGACAGCCTGACCCAGGAGCTGGACGAGTTCGAGCTGAAGAAGACGGAGGCGCGGGCGGTGACGGGCGTGCTGGCGTCCCACCCGAACAGCACCGACGTGCACATCAGCAGCCTCTCCCTCACCTTCCACGGCCAGGAGCTGCTGAGCGACACCAGCCTGGAGCTCAACTCCGGGCGGCGCTACGGCCTCATTGGCCTCAACGGCACAG GCAAGTCCATGCTGCTGTCGGCGATCGGCTACCGCGAGATCCCCGTGCCCGAGCACATCGACATCTACCACCTGACGCGCGAGATGGCCCCCAGCGACAAGACGGCGCTGCAGTGCGTGATGGAGGTGGACGAGGAGCGCATCAAGCTGGAGAAGGAGGCCGAGCGGCTCGCTCACGAGGACT CCGAGTGCGAGAAGCTGATGGAGCTGTACGAGcgcctggaggagctggacgcGGACAAGGCGGAGGTGCGGGCCTCCCGCATCCTGCACGGCCTGGGCTTCACCGCCGCCATGCAGCGCAAGAAGCTCAAGGACTTCAGCGGAGGCTGGAGGATGCGCGTGGCCCTGGCCCG GGCCCTGTTCATCAAGCCTTTCATGTTGCTTCTGGACGAGCCCACCAATCACCTGGACCTGGACGCCTGCGTgtggctggaggaggagcttaAACA GTTCAGGCGGATCCTGGTGCTCATCTCCCACTCTCAGGACTTCCTGAACGGCGTGTGCACCAACATCATCCACCTGCACCAGCGGAAACTCAAGTACTACACG GGTAACTATGACCAGTACGTGAAGACCagagaggagctggaggagaatCAGATGAAGCGATACAACTGGGAGCAGGACCAGATCGCACACATGAAG AACTACATCGCACGGTTTGGCCACGGCTCAGCCAAGCTGGCCCGACAGGCTCAGAGCAAAGAGAAGACCCTGCAGAAGATGGTAGCATCGGGCTTGACAGAGCGCGTGGTAAATGACAAG ACCctgtcatttgtttttcctccctGTGGGAAGATACCCCCTCCGGTAATCATGGTCCAGAACGTCAGCTTCAAGTACACTGACGACGCG CCTCACATTTATAATAACCTGGAGTTCGGTATAGACCTGGACACGCGGGTGGCCCTGGTGGGGCCCAACGGGGCCGGGAAGTCGACGCTGCTGAAGCTCCTTACAGGAGAG TTGCTCCCCACAGACGGCATGATCAGGAAGCACTCCCACGTGAAGATCGGCAGATATCACCAG CACCTGACGGAGCAGCTGGAGCTGGACCTGTCCCCCCTGGAGTACATGATGAAGTGCTACCCCGAGAtcaaggagaaggaggagatgCGCAAGATCATCGGCCGCTACGGCCTGACGGGCAAGCAGCAG gtGAGCCCCATCAGGAACCTGTCCGACGGGCAGAAGTGCCGAGTCTGTTTCGCCTGGCTGGCCTGGCAGAACGCCCACATGCTCTTCCTGGACGAGCCCACCAACCACCTGGACATCGAGACCATCGACGCGCTGGCCGACGCCATCAACGACTACGAGGGCGGCATGATCTTGGTCAGCCACGACTTCAGGCTCATCCAGCAG GTGGCAAAAGAGATCTGGGTTTGTGAGAAGCAGACTATCACCAAATGGAACAGAGACATCTTGGCGTACAAGGAGCACTTGAAATGCAAGATTGACAAGCAGACGCATGACATCTAA